In Streptomyces sp. NBC_01231, the sequence CGGCGACCGACGCCAAGCCGAAGCTGCGCTACACCGCCGGCGCCATGACCGGACGCGTCCGCACCATGCGCCGCATCGTCCCCTCCCGCATGTTCGACCAGCAGCTGCGCAAGCTCAACCGCCTGCCCGCCGCCTGACGTACCCCGCAGACACAGCGAGAAGACACAGCGACAAGAAAGCGAAGTCCGGCATGAGCACCTATGTGGCAGACGCGGCAGAGGACCTCACCGTGGAGGGCCCCTCGGCGGCCTTCACCTACCGGCGCATCGGCCCGCGAGGCGGCATCCCGCTGGTCCTGCTGAACCGGGTCCGGGGCACCCTCGACTGGTGGGACCCCGAGCTCCTGGACCACCTCGCCGCGGCCCACGACGTGATCGTGTTCGACAACGTCGGCACCGGCTACACCACCGGCACACCACGTGACTCCGTCGAGGGACTCGCCGACGGCACCGTCGAGTTCATCGAGGCCCTCGGCCTCACGCAGGTCGACCTGCTCGGCTGGACCCTGGGCGGCACCGTCGCCCAGCACATCGCCCGCACCCGACCCCACCTGGTCCGCAAGCTGGTCGTGGCGGCCGCCAACCCCGGCGGCACGGTGCCCGGCGCTCCCGACCCGGACCCGAAGGTGCGGGCCACCATGACCAAGTCGGAGGTCTCCGGGGACGACCTGGTGTTCCTTTTCTTCCCGGAGACGGAGACGGGGCGCGCCGCCGGGTACGCGCACCTCGCCCGGGTGGCGACCCGGCTGGCCACCGGACGCCCCGACGTGTCCCAGGCGGCGGGCATGGGTCAGATCGCCGCGATCGGCAAGGACGCGGCGATTCCCTTCGACCAGGTGCGGGCCGACCTGGAGTCCATCAAGCAGCCCGTCCTGTACGCCACCGGCATGAAGGACGCGATGATCCCCGCGCTGGCCTCCTACACCGCCGTCCAGCACCTCCGCGACGCGACACTCGTCGTCTACGGCGACGCCGGTCACGCCTTCCTCTTCCAGCACGCCGAGGACTTCGCCGCCCAGGTGACGGCCTTCCTCTCCGACTGAGCCGACTGACCGCTCACCCGAACGCCGGAGCCACGGCAGTCCGAGCGCCTGCCCGAGCGAGGAGATACATCGTGCAGTCGACCAGCGTGCCGGCCCGCCGGGAGGTGACGCCGCTGGAGTTGTTCTTCGACCTGGTCTACGTCTTCGCGATCGGCCAGCTCTCGCATCAGCTGCTGGCGCACCCGACGTGGACGGGCGCGGCCCAGACGCTCGTGCTCTACCTCGCGGTCTACGCGGCGTGGGCGTACACCACGTGGGCGGTCACCCTCGTCCCGGCCGAGGATCCGCGGACCCGGCGGATGCTGCTGACGGTCATGCTCCTGGGACTGTTCATGAACGCCGCGATCCCGCGCGCCTTCGGCGATGCCGGATGGGTCTTCGTCGTCACGTTCCTGCTGATTCACCTCGGCCGGACGGTGTGGCTGCTGAGGGTGGGCCTCGACCGGCGTGATCAGGAGCACTGGCGCCGCGTCCTGGTCTGGTTCGCCGCGGCCGCCCCCTTCTGGCTGACCGGCGCGGCGGCCGACGGCGGCGCGCGGCTGGTGTGGTGGGCCGCGGCGACCCTGATCGAGCTGGCGGGCACCTGGACGGCGCATCCCCTGCCCGGCCGCAGGCTGGACTCCCGACAGGTCGGCTTCGCGGGGGGCCACCTGCTGGAGCGCGGCCGGCTGTTCATGATCATCGCGTTCGGCGAGGCCGTCATGACCACCGGCACGGCGCTCACCACAGCGCCGTACGAGCCGATGACCCTGCTGACCAGCAGTGTGGCTCTCGCCGGTACGGTCGCGTTGTTCTGGCTGTTCTTCAGCCGCTCCGAGCACATCGTGCGCCACTACGAACAGACCGAGGACCCCATCCGGGCGGGGCGCAGCGGCGTCTACAGCCTCATGGTCTCCGTCGCCGGGATGATCGCCGCCGCCGCGGGCGACGAGCGTGTCATCGCGCACCCGGCCCATCACGCCGGCATCACCTCGAACCTGCTGCTGTTCGGCGGGCCTGCCCTCTTCATCGGGGCGCAGACCTGGCACGGCAGGACCCTGTTCGACGACCTGCCCACGGCGCGGCTGGTCGCGCTGTCCGCTCTGGTCGTCGGATGCGCGGTCACCACGGCGGCCCCGGCCTACCTGGCGGCGGTCGTCGCGGCCGCCGTCGTCGTCACGCTGGCCGCGTTCGAAGATCGCCGCCCGTCCGGGGATGCCCCTGCGAAGCCGGTCTCCTCAGGCCGCCCGCGTCCCTGACCCACGGCACCACTGCGGCCGGACCGCGGTCCCGGCCCGGAACCACGACGGGCCGTTCGGGTGGGACGCGAGCCCGCCCATCCGATCTGTCCCTCTCGCCCTGTTCGTCAATCACCCAGGAGCCCTCCATGGACTTCTCCACCAGCCATGTCCTCGCCACCGGTGCCGACCGACGTCCGGGCCGGGGAGCGCACCGCCCGGTTCCTCAGCTGCGGCACGGCGTCCAAGCCGGTGCCCGCACCCCGGCCGACTCCACGAAGGAGGGACGCCGTGGCGGATGCGGGTGTGTTGATCTGTGATGACCAGGAGCTGATGCGGGTCGGCCTGCGCATGGTGGTGGACAGCCAGTTGGACCTCACGGTCGTCGGTGAAGCCGGGGACGGCGAGGCCGCCGTGGCGCAGGCGCTCACGCTGCGCCCGGACCTCGTCCTCATGGCCGTGCGGCTGCCGGGCCTCGACGGCATCTCGGCCACCGCACAGGTACGCGCCGCGCTGCCCCGGACACAGGTGCTGGTCGTCTCCACGTGCGACCGCGACGAGTACGCCTACGCGGCCCTGCGTGCCGGAGCCGGTGGCTTTCTCCTCAAGGACACGCCGACCGCCGAGATGCTCGTCGCCATCCGCGGCGTCCTGCGCGGCGACACGATGATCGCCCCCTCGGTGACCCGGCGGCTGATCGACCGCTTCGTCACGGGCGCCGTGGCTCCCCTCACCGACAAACGCCTCGGCGTACTGACGGACCGCGAGCGTGAGGTGCTGGCTCTGGTGGCCCGCGGGCTGAACAACCCGGAGATCGCGGGAAAGCTGTTTCTCGGCGAGACCACGGTCAAGACCCACGTGGCCCGCATCCTCACCAAACTACGTGTCCGCGACCGGATAGAGGCCGTCGTCATGGCCTACGAGAGCGGACTGGTTCGCCCCGGCGGATGACACGGTCGGGCGCCCGGGATGACTCCCGACGAACGTGTTGATCCCTAGCTTCAGGACAGGTCGATCATGCGCGAGTTTCTCCGCAGCCCCCGACTCACCGGCGCCATCGCGCCCAGCACTCCCACACTCGCCCAGGCCCATGACCGCCGGCCTGGATGTTCACCGCGCCGCCGCCCTCAGCACTGGAGCCCATCATGACCCAGCACAGCATGTTCAAGATCGAGACCGTGGCGCCGAAGATCCGCAGGGTGACCTTCTCGAATCCGCCGGTGAACGTCGTCGGCGCGGACACCGTCGTCCAACTGCTCGACGTTGTCGATGAGTTGAGCCAGGACGAGCAGGTTCAGGTCGTCGTTTTCGACAGCGGAACTCCCGGATACTTCTACAACCACGCCGATCTCGCCCAGGTGCCCGAACTCCTCGCGCTGAACAACGCGGACGGGACTCCGACGTGGGTCGAGCTCGTCACCCGCCTGACCAGCGCCCCGTTCATCAGCATCGCCTCCATCCGCGGGCGCACGCGGGGTGGAGGGGACGAGATCACCCTGGCCTTCGACCTGCGCTACGCCAGCCGCGAGGAGGCGTTCTTCTGCCAGCCCGAGGTCGCGATCGGCATCGTCCCCGGCGGTGGCGGCAGCGACCGGCTGGCCCGGCTGCTGGGGCGGGACCGCGCGCTCGAAGCGGTCCTCACCAGCCAGGACTACGACGCCGAGCGCGCCGAGCAGTACGGATGGGTGACCCGGGCCGTCCCCGACACCGAACTCGACGCCTTCGTGAGCGGTGTGGCGGCGCGCATCGCCTCCTTCGACGAGGCGTCCGTCCTGGGCGCCAAGGCACAGATCAACCGGTCGACTCTGCCGCCGGTGGCCGACCTGCGCGCGTCCTGGGCGGAGTTCGCGGAGTCGGTCACGTGGCCGGGATTCCAGGCCCGCGTGCCGCAGCTCGGCAAGCTCATCGCCGAGATCGGCGTCGAGGAGATCGAGCGGAATCTGGGCGACTACCTCGGCATCGCGAACCAGCAGGCATAGCCACCGCCTGCTCACGAAGACGCCGCGCATGGTGCGGCGCGTCCGCTGCGAAGCCACCGCCGTGCATGTCGGCCGGCGCACCGCCTACGCCACTGCCACCGTCACCGACCCCACCGGTCGGCTCCTCGCCCACGCCACCACCACGTGCCTGATACACGCGCGTACCCGCGAACAGGCCACCCAGGGCACCCCTCCGACCGTCTGACCGGCGCCTGAACAACGGCCAGGCACGGCACACCACCCACGATCCGATCAGCGACCCCTTCCCCCACTCAACTCCAAGCAAGCAACAGGGACTTCTCATGGACCTCTCCACCAGC encodes:
- a CDS encoding alpha/beta hydrolase; the encoded protein is MSTYVADAAEDLTVEGPSAAFTYRRIGPRGGIPLVLLNRVRGTLDWWDPELLDHLAAAHDVIVFDNVGTGYTTGTPRDSVEGLADGTVEFIEALGLTQVDLLGWTLGGTVAQHIARTRPHLVRKLVVAAANPGGTVPGAPDPDPKVRATMTKSEVSGDDLVFLFFPETETGRAAGYAHLARVATRLATGRPDVSQAAGMGQIAAIGKDAAIPFDQVRADLESIKQPVLYATGMKDAMIPALASYTAVQHLRDATLVVYGDAGHAFLFQHAEDFAAQVTAFLSD
- a CDS encoding response regulator transcription factor, which encodes MADAGVLICDDQELMRVGLRMVVDSQLDLTVVGEAGDGEAAVAQALTLRPDLVLMAVRLPGLDGISATAQVRAALPRTQVLVVSTCDRDEYAYAALRAGAGGFLLKDTPTAEMLVAIRGVLRGDTMIAPSVTRRLIDRFVTGAVAPLTDKRLGVLTDREREVLALVARGLNNPEIAGKLFLGETTVKTHVARILTKLRVRDRIEAVVMAYESGLVRPGG
- a CDS encoding enoyl-CoA hydratase/isomerase family protein, translating into MTQHSMFKIETVAPKIRRVTFSNPPVNVVGADTVVQLLDVVDELSQDEQVQVVVFDSGTPGYFYNHADLAQVPELLALNNADGTPTWVELVTRLTSAPFISIASIRGRTRGGGDEITLAFDLRYASREEAFFCQPEVAIGIVPGGGGSDRLARLLGRDRALEAVLTSQDYDAERAEQYGWVTRAVPDTELDAFVSGVAARIASFDEASVLGAKAQINRSTLPPVADLRASWAEFAESVTWPGFQARVPQLGKLIAEIGVEEIERNLGDYLGIANQQA
- a CDS encoding low temperature requirement protein A, producing the protein MQSTSVPARREVTPLELFFDLVYVFAIGQLSHQLLAHPTWTGAAQTLVLYLAVYAAWAYTTWAVTLVPAEDPRTRRMLLTVMLLGLFMNAAIPRAFGDAGWVFVVTFLLIHLGRTVWLLRVGLDRRDQEHWRRVLVWFAAAAPFWLTGAAADGGARLVWWAAATLIELAGTWTAHPLPGRRLDSRQVGFAGGHLLERGRLFMIIAFGEAVMTTGTALTTAPYEPMTLLTSSVALAGTVALFWLFFSRSEHIVRHYEQTEDPIRAGRSGVYSLMVSVAGMIAAAAGDERVIAHPAHHAGITSNLLLFGGPALFIGAQTWHGRTLFDDLPTARLVALSALVVGCAVTTAAPAYLAAVVAAAVVVTLAAFEDRRPSGDAPAKPVSSGRPRP